The Ictalurus furcatus strain D&B chromosome 23, Billie_1.0, whole genome shotgun sequence genome includes the window ctgattttgtacgtttgccaactgacaaagaaatgatcagtctataattttaaggttagatttatttgaacagtgagagacagaataacaacaagaaaatccagaaaaacgcatgtcaaaaatgttataaattgatttgcattttaatgagggaaataagtatttgaccccctctcaatcagaaagatttctggctcccaggtgtcttttatacaggtaaggagctgagattaggagcacactcttaaagggagtgctcctaatctcagcttgttacctgtataaaagacacctgttcacagaagcaatcaatcaatcagattccaaactctccaccatggccaagaccaaagagctctccaaggatgtcagggacaagattgtagacctacacaagtctggaatgggctacaagaccattgccaagcagcttggtgagaaggtgacaacagttggtgcgattattcgcaaatggaagaaacacaaaagaactgtcaatctccctcggcctggggctccatgcaagatctcacctcgtggagttgcaatgatcatgagaacagtgaggaatcagcctagaactacacgggaggatcttgtcaatgatctcaaggcagctgggaccatagtcgccaagaaaacaattggtaacacactacgctgtgaaggactgaaatcctgcagcgcccgcaaggtccccctgctcaagaaagcacatatacatgccagtctgaagtttgccaatgaacatctgaatgattctgaggacaactggctgaaagtgttgtggtcagatgagaccaaaatggagctctttggcatcaactgaactcgccgtgtttggaggaggaggaatgctgcctatgaccccaagaacaccatccccaccgtcaaacatggaggtggaaacattatgctttggggtgtttttctgctaaggggacaggacaacttcaccacatcaaagggacgatggacggggccatgtaccgtcaaatcttgggtgagaacctccttccctcagccagggcattgaaaatgggtcgtggatgggtattccagcatgacaatgacccaaaacacacggccaaggcaacaaaggagtggctgaagaagaagcacattaaggtcctggagtggcctagccagtctccagaccttaatcccatagaaaatctgtggagggagctgaaggttcgagttgccaaacgtcagcctcgaaaccttaatgacttggagaagatctgcaaagaggagtgggacaaaatccctcctgagatgtgtgcaaacctggtggccaactacaagaaacgtctgacctctgtgattgccaacaagggttttgccaccaagtactaagtcatgttttgcagaggggtcaaatacttatttccctcattaaaatgcaaatcaatttataacatttttgacatgcgtttttctggatttttttgttgttattctgtctctcactgttcaaataaatctaccattaaaattatagaatgatcatttctttgtcagtgggcaaacgtacaaaatcagcaggggatcaaatacttttttccctcactgtatgagAGGCGCTGGTGTGGAAATGATGCAATGATGTTACTAATGCAACTGTTACGTATAACAGCTCACCACagagtgttttgttccttatttatttcatttaaagaatcCTGCTGTAATTTTAGAGAAGGAACACTGATAATACACACTGCTCTTACAATTCTCCTTCAGTCTCAGTTTAACCTGCcactgttttcattcatttctggaTACTTTTATGATTTTCATTCTTACTGTTGGGTTGGTTTGTTGGGGTTGACGGACACAGACGAATAAATCACGTCTCCTTTATCTAACGCTTCTTCATCAGGCCGAGGAACTCGGTTTAGCTGCgctgtgacctctgaccttggagagagagcgagacaaaaaacacagctaACACAGCGTATGTTTTTACAATTCTATATTATTTGCGATTAGAGCCGggagacatgacaaaaatatcaccaCCATTCTCAAAGACATTTCTGCGAAACACGACGTGTGTGGTGATAAACaggtttcattcatttaaaaagatcCGTTATATTTAAGAAAAGAATGTTGGGAcatacaaccccagttccaaaaaagttgggacgctgtgtaaaacgtaaataaaaacagaacgcagtgatttgcaaatctcataaagccgtatgttattcacaatagaacatagaaaacatattaaatgtttaaacggAGGAAATTTACCgtttttaagaagaaaaaaaaggtaaattcGAATTTGATGGTCGCAACACGtctgaaaaaagttgggacggggcaagaaaaggctggaaaagtaagtgttggtAAAAAGAaccagctggaggttaattgggaacgggtgagtaagatgattgggtataaaaagaggatcttagagaggcggagtctttcagaagaaaagatggatggaatctggatggaagcagaggttgctctaaaacctgttcATATCATCATATTGCCCGGCGCTACTCTAAATTAAATATTAGTTTTCTACAACAtattaaactgtattttaaaagcAAGCTCCACTGTATATtgcagtatatatattttaccttTTGTTTGTAGCTTTGTTTTGGACACACGCGTAAGTCACGTCCTCTTTGTTCCACTTTTCTTCATCAGGAACTTGAGCAACTTGGTTTAACTGTGGCTTTGTCTGTAAAAACATCACGCACGCATCAGCAGTGCTCATGTGCAGCAATGTGTGAACAAGTCAGAAACACTTTCATGAACAGTTTAAGTCTGTTGATGTTTAGTAGATGATCAACTCGGCCCCAGTCCTGCCAGAATTTCAGCTCCAGTTCGTGTAACATCAGTTGATGCCATTTTACACGTGGTGTTAAAAGTAAGATAAAGATCATCTGAATCAGGTGACACGCTGCTTCGTGACAGTCTACATCAGACGTATTCACACTTTCTCCCACTGTGCAAGTTTTGGAGAACTTGCTCCTCACCACCAACAAAACCCAACTTAAGACTTAAACTACTGCAGAGTACACATATAAAAACAGGCCAGGTTATCCCATCGGCCCAAGGCTTGAATTGTCTATAATTATCTTGATAATAAAATAacgtgttatttaaaaaaagttcatctaactgttcatttaatttgtcACAACAATAATGGAAAAAAGTCAATTATGTTTCAGTAGTGTATTTACAATGCACTTTAAGTGTAACAACAATTGTGTCTACAAATGATATTCTTACATCTAATTGTgtacaacaacagaaaaaagtgCTCAGGGCACAACTAAATGCATTTAAGGTATATTTAAACATAACTTAATTACAACTTAAATACACTTAAGTTGTCACTGCAGTCAAAATACTTCATTGCGTATGTtttaaagtgtgtatatataaagttttAACACGAAGTATGtactgtgctttttaaaaatagactttaaaacacatttctttgaAAAGGTCATACCTGGGTTTTCTCTCCACTTTCCCCCCCGTTTTCTTCCGGAGCTTTCAATTTCCTCCTAATAGAAGCAGAAAACACACAGTGCACATGGACATGCCCTGGAATACACACTGTGATCTCATACACCTCATTTCACTAGAGTAAGGAACAATACTGTACACGTTAAATATTGCAGTAAACTCGACTTCAACTGTTATCAAGTAGAGCGAAAAATCTACGACTGAAACTAAATCCTGAGACTCGATTAAAGTCCAACACAGGATGTGATTGTGTGTAGATTATAATGTGTGGAAATATGCAGAGTTTTACCTCCTGATGTAAATCACAGCTGGGACAGCTAAGACCATGAAAATCACTCCAGCTGTCACTAAAACAATGATCCAGACTGACCAATGACCAGGATCTATATGTGTTGGaaagaaaacattatttaacatgTGAATATTTAACTGAACACAAGTCACTTTATTTCCTTCAGTAATCATTCGAGACATTCAGGAGTGTTGTGAGCAGATGGACCCACCCTCGACGAGAAGGCTGATCGTTTCAGATCCTGACGTCATGCTGGTTTTCCAAGTGCAGGTGTAACTCCCAGAATCCCTCACGGTTACAGCAGGAAAGTGAAGAACGGGTCCTGATTCAGGTAAGCGCTCGTTATTCTTAGACCACACAAACTGTGAGGAACTTTGTGTGCAGTTCACATCACACGTCAGATTTAACGAGTCTCCTTGTTTAAGGGTTCCGTTTCCACTGAGCCTGATTAGTGACACCTTTAAATCTTTTTCAGAGAGCAGGAAAGACTCCACGTCAGTCAATCAGGATTTCTCACACAGATAAAAAATATAGTTATTCAGTAATAAACATCAACTAAATGAAATTtgattataaaattaaaacttGACTTGAATTTACTTTCACAGTTCATATAGAGAAAgattatttaatgtatttatttaggtGAGGaagttaaataatgaaaaaatttaaaataattatgaataattttcaatttttatattaatcatTAAAATTCACCTGCAACTTGTAGAATCACTCCAGGATCACCTGTCCATCTGTCACTGGGATTATCAGTTATAAATCTGAATTTGTACTCTCCAGAATAACTGAACTGTACATTGTGGATTAACAAAGTGCAGTTTGATTTGTTGTCTCCAGCGTACTCAAAGTCTGATGTGGTGATTGATGCGCTGTTATAAACATACGGGGGGTTTATACACTTATCTGTGTTTGAGTTCATTGAGCACCAAAGCATTTGTGTCACCTGAATATTGGGATTTGATGTTGGATAATAATAACTACAGGGAATGGAGACACTGAATCCTCTCACAGCACAGGTCGGATTAACCGTATATTTCACACCCCATCCACTGTCCTGAGTGAGAACACCTGTGTAGAGAAATAAACGGAGATTGATAAAGTTATACTGATGTAGTGTTTtatatgttgtgtgttttcAACTTTGTGAGTTCACCTGATGTTTCTTATTACTGCACTGTACACAATACACCTTTATATCTGTATTTATGCATAacttatacatttattcatttataggtataaataaatcaaatatacagttattctgcatgtttgtgtatctgtatacagtgtatatatacacacaatataattttttatgtttacagatataaaacattttattactttatacaAATGATCAGACGaatgtttaaataacaaaagacACTACGACTCATTTATAACGATTAGTTAATC containing:
- the LOC128599544 gene encoding uncharacterized protein LOC128599544; translated protein: MKMLHWSVILLTLSGVLTQDSGWGVKYTVNPTCAVRGFSVSIPCSYYYPTSNPNIQVTQMLWCSMNSNTDKCINPPYVYNSASITTSDFEYAGDNKSNCTLLIHNVQFSYSGEYKFRFITDNPSDRWTGDPGVILQVADLKVSLIRLSGNGTLKQGDSLNLTCDVNCTQSSSQFVWSKNNERLPESGPVLHFPAVTVRDSGSYTCTWKTSMTSGSETISLLVEDPGHWSVWIIVLVTAGVIFMVLAVPAVIYIRRRKLKAPEENGGESGEKTQTKPQLNQVAQVPDEEKWNKEDVTYACVQNKATNKRSEVTAQLNRVPRPDEEALDKGDVIYSSVSVNPNKPTQQCVQTEQKEEDDCVIYSVVKRA